The DNA sequence CGAGTCGAGTTCGGAGGCAACGCCTTCCGGATTCTCGGTTTCATGGACGGCGAAAATCTCGTCGTTCTCGCCAGCGGCTTTGCCAAAAAGACTCAGAAAACACCGAAACAGGAAATCGAAACGGCGGAGCGCCGGCGAAAAGATTACTTCTTAAGAAAAGGATGAACCATGGATGATCTCGATAAATACATTCAACAGCGCAAGGATCGCGACCCTTCCTTTGCCGAAGCATACGAATCGGGCTATCAAGAGTTCCTCATCGGGGTTCTCCTGAAGGAAGCTCGCCAAAGCGCGGGGGTTACCCAGGAAGAGTTGGCGACTGCCATTCACACGAAGAAGTCGGTAATCTCCCGGCTGGAGAATCGGGCCAGTGACGCGCGTGTCTCGACACTCCGCAAGGTTGCTCAGGCTCTCGGAAAGGAATTGGTCATTGAATTACGGGATCAGGTATCGAAGCCAAAGCGGAGAAGGGTAGCGCGAGAGAAGATGGCTCCCGCCTGATGCTTGAGCGCCTCCCTTCCTCCTTAGAGGAATGGAGAGAGCCATTTCTCCGAAATCCATATCCGCTGGTCCGGAAATTCTCCTTTTATGGGGGTAGAGAAGATGATAAATTTGACTGTTGCTGGGATGGGAAGTCGTTCAGGATCACGACCCTAAGTTCGACCCTACCCGCCGGAGATCCGGAATTGCCGCAAAAAAGCGCAAGAACCGCAAAAGAGGACCGCGGATTTCAATACGCCCCGTAGGAGTGGCCGCGCTGGTCAAGCCACGTCTGATGCGAAAAAGGTCTTTCCCCCGAGAGGTGCGAGTATTGTCAAGAATCAAGACGTGACGTCTTTTTGGTGTCCTCTGTAGAGAAGGTCCGTGGCCGCTATCCGCAATGGGTCGCGGAGCGCCTTCCTTCCGATGCTTGGACGGAGGATAGTGGGGTCGCGTTTCCCCTTTATCGGATGGCTGGTTCCTGCCTGAATTTTCCAAGGTTATTACAACTGGGATTGGATGGCTTGGAAGCCGAGCTGGCGGATACACCATTCAAGTTCGTAGCCGATCATTTGCGCGATACAATCGATTCCTACATCGGATCGGTTTCTGAGGAAATGGTTAAGACGCTGTTGGCGATCCGCAATAAACCACCACGGCATTTCCGGGAAGCAATCCAACTGTTCTGGCTTTATGCCCTTCATTCCGGAACTTGGAATTACGGTAGGCTCGACGTAGCTTTAGGCTCATTTCTTAAGGCCGACTTGGATAAGGGAGTCTTGAATCGTGAGGAAGCTTTGGAGTTGGTCTGTGGTCTTTGGAGGTTGATGCATTCTTACGACAATATGTATGACAATCGCCTAATCGTCGGAGGGCGGGGGAGGCCCGACGAAGCGGCTGCGGATGAATTCGCCCTGCTCGCGATCGAGGCGACCCGGAAAGTTCGCCTCAATCAGCCTCAACTGTCCCTACGATTTTATGACGGGCAAAATTCCGAGTTGTGGGAGCGAGCGATCGATGCGATCGGGGAGGGATGCACCTTTCCGATGCTTTACAACGATGAGGTCAACATTCCGGCGGTGCAGAAGGCTTTTGGGGTGAGTGCCGATCTCGCCGAGCAATACACTCCTTACGGTTGTGGCGAGTATGTGTTAAATCACTACAGCGAAGGGTCTCCCAATGGTGTGATCAATTTGCTCAAGGCCTTGGAGATTACTTTGCATAGCGGCCGCGACCCCAATAACGGGCGTCAGGTCGTTGAAGATGTTCCATCAGCCGCAGACTACCAAGACTTCGATGCCCTATGGCAGAGCTATTGCCGGGTTGTTGAGTATCACGTGGCTGTTTTGGCTCACCAGCAGAAACTGGAGTATGATGTCATGGCGGAAGAGGCACCATTGGCCTTTATCAGCGCATTGACATCCGATTGCGTGCAGCAAAAGAAGTCCGCCTTTGGTGGAGGCGCACGTTTCCTGGGAGGATGCTTGGAGACTTACGGCTACACGAATGCGGCCGATAGTTTGCACGTTTTGCAGGAACTGGTCTTTAACCAGAAGCGATATACTTTGCCCCAGCTCGTCGAGGCGATGGATGCCAACTATGAAGGCTTTTCTGAGATCCAAGCAGCTTGCCGTCAGGTCAGTAAGTATGGAAACGACGAAGGAATGGCGGACTCGATGGCGCGGAAGGTTCATGAGCATATTTGCAATGAAGCTTCAAAGCAGGCTGTGAAGGTTGGGCTGTCGAGTTATCTGGTCGTGGTGATCAATAACTGGGCTAACACCGTTCTCGGTTGGAAGACCTGCGCGAGTGCCGACGGGCGCAAGTCCGGACAACCGATGGCCAACGCGAACAATCCATCTCCTGGTAGCGATCTCAACGGGGTAACGGCCTTTTTGAATTCCCTGGTGAAGCTCGATCCTTCGTTGCACGCCGGAGCTGTCCAAAACATGAAATTCTCAAAAGAATGGTTTGGAGAGATGAGGCCGAAGTTCGAAGCCTTGATAAAGACCTATTTTCTTCATGGAGGTGCCCAAGCGATGATCACCGTAGTTTCCCGGGATGACATGGAAGCTGCGATGCGCGAACCGGAAAAGTGGGGACATCTAATGGTGCGAGTAGGAGGATTTAGCATTCGCTTCGTGGACCTTCCGCGCCCAGGTCAGCTAGAGGTTTTGGCGAGAACTCTGAATTAGTTCAATGAGCGCAAACGGGACAGTCATTGAAACGGGTATTATATTCGATATCCAACGGGCATCATTGCACGATGGTCCGGGGCTTCGGACTACGGTCTTCCTGAAGGGATGTCCGCTACGTTGCGCCTGGTGCCATAACCCGGAATCCCAGAAGCGGGAACCGCAAGTCGGTCAATCGGGGAAAGTTTACGGACGGCGGATGTCAGTAAAAGAAGTCATGGAAGTCGTTCGCGCGGATCGTTCATTCTACGAGTCATCGGGTGGGGGAATGACCGTCTCCGGCGGTGAGCCAACGGTGCAGTTTGAATTCTGCCGGGCGCTCCTCGAAGCAGCAAAGTGTGAAGGGATTCATACTTGCTTAGACACTTGTGGCCAGGTCTCCCACGAGGGGCTGCAGGAACTCTTGCCGTGGGTGGATCTCTTTCACTTCGACCTCAAGCACTGGAATGCTGCAGGCCACCGCCAGTGGACCGGAGTCGATGGTAGCCTCATTCAGGAGAATCTCGACTGGCTTCTGGAGCAGGGCGCCCGCATTCACCTGCGATGCCCGATAATCCCGGGAGTGAACGACGACGCGGAACACGCAGCCTTTCTAGACCGTTGGGAAGAGCATCCCGGAATCGAGTACTTGGAGCGCCTTCCGTATCACACGATCGGCAACGCCAAATACGAAGACCTTGGAATGACCGTTCCGCAATTCTAGTATCCCGTTACATTCCTCGCACCAGTCAAATTCCAAGATTGTCAAAAATCTTGACGTCTACTTGGTTCCTCCGTGCCCCGGGAACGAGCCGTAAAGCAGTAACGTGGCCAACCCAAGTGATCCCTCAATCGTAGCGCGGTGCTTTAGCCCGCGGCATCCGTTAGCCATTTGCTGATTCCTTTCCGTTCAGCATTAGTGCCTTCCGATCACACCCGGTCCAGCGGACTGACACATTGCTCGGCCTGATCCTCCATCACATGGAGGTAAATCATCGTCGTCTCCACGGTTTGGTGCCCGAGAAATTGCTGCACCGTGCGGATGTTGGTCCCGTTCTCCAAGTGATGCGTCGCGAACGAATGTCTCAGAGCGTGGGAGTTCGACCGTTTGGGAATGTCCGCCTTCTGAGCAGCCACGCTCAACTCCCTTTGATAGGCTTTCGGGAGGATGTGATGGCGTCGCCGCGGCCCATCCGAATTGCGCGGATCGCGCGAAAGACTCTTCATTGGAAAAGCCCAGAACCACGCCCACGACTCACCCGCTTTTGGCATTTTTCGATCAAGAGCGTTCGGCAGGTAGACACCCGGGCGCCCCTCCTCACTGTCCAGATCATGAACGGTGCGAACATCCTGCAAGTACGCCTGCAAATCCTCGATGGTGGATCGCGGAAGCGGCACCATCCGGTCCTTGTCCCCTTTGCCTGCACGAATCGTCAGCTTCTTCCTTTCAAGATCGATGTCTTTCACCCGTAAGCGGCACAGCTCTGAGATCCGCAGCCCGCAGCCATACTGTAATCGAGCCATCAACTTCCAAACACCCTCCATCCGGTCGAGCAAGCGACGAATCTCTCCCTGTGAGTAGACGACCGGATAGTAGCGGTTGGGATTCGCCGCCACGTAGTCACTGAAGTCGCCTAATTCCATTTGCCGCGACTCCCTCAGGAAAAAGACCCCGGCGTTCAGGGCCTGCCGTTGCGTCCCCGCGCTGACTCCCTCTTCAACGGCCAGATGGCTCAGAAAAGCTTTCAGATCCTCCTCCCCGAATTCCTCCATCGTCTTTTTTCCGGCGACGAAGGCCTCCATCCTCCGCACCCAGCCAATATAGGCCTCCTCGGTCCGGTACGAAAGATGGCGGACGCGCATCAGCCGAATCATCTCCTCGATAAGTGGCTCGGGCGCCACCCGCTCCTGATACTCCCGTACGGTCACCCCGTAGGCCCGCCTGCCATCCGGCGAACCGTCTTCACCCTTGACCGTTCGGGCCGTCATCGGCTTCTGGATCTCCGCCGCTGTGCGGCTCTTTGCGTTCTTGAAAAACCAATTCAGCGCCTCCCGCCAACGCTCGACGATCCACTCCTCTGGCTTCCGCTCCCGAATACGGGCCTCGATGAACAAACGGGCCGATCCGACCGTAGCCCGCTGCCGGCGCTTCTTCAAATCCCCGAGATACCACTGGATGGTGATCCGATAAGACTGCTTCTCGGAGTCTGAAAGGCGTTGTTTCTCAAGAACTTCAGCCCATCGCGGAAACGAGTAGAACTTCATCATACACCAATAGGTGAACATAAATTCACTAACCGCAAGAATAAAAGTCGCATCTCGCTCCGAAATGCAAATTAGATCGACCGAACACGCGCGCGTGTTATTGCAACACATTCTCAACTATCAGAATCCGAAAAGCTATTCTGACTCCCATATGCGGTTCTAAAATGCTCTTTATCTCTCCTATGTTTAACAACTTATCAATCCCAGATACTTTAGGATCGCCTGCTCCATTAGAAATGCATTAGACATTGGATCCGTTCAAAAATTACCCTAATAACACTGTTCTCCAAAAATAAATGATTCACGTTTATCCAGGCATGGGAGCTACATCAGCGATGTATCCCGATCCATGGCACGAGCTATCCGATGCCATGTTTCATGATTGGCCTGCCTATGCTGGAGAATCTACAATTCAAGAGTTAGCATCGAGAATCATTGAAGAGCACGAAATCAAAGACGGAGACACATTGATAGGATCCTCACTAGGAGGAATCGTATCCTCAGAAGTGGCGAACCAACTTTCACTACACTCCTTGGT is a window from the Puniceicoccus vermicola genome containing:
- a CDS encoding glycyl-radical enzyme activating protein is translated as MSANGTVIETGIIFDIQRASLHDGPGLRTTVFLKGCPLRCAWCHNPESQKREPQVGQSGKVYGRRMSVKEVMEVVRADRSFYESSGGGMTVSGGEPTVQFEFCRALLEAAKCEGIHTCLDTCGQVSHEGLQELLPWVDLFHFDLKHWNAAGHRQWTGVDGSLIQENLDWLLEQGARIHLRCPIIPGVNDDAEHAAFLDRWEEHPGIEYLERLPYHTIGNAKYEDLGMTVPQF
- a CDS encoding integron integrase; this translates as MKFYSFPRWAEVLEKQRLSDSEKQSYRITIQWYLGDLKKRRQRATVGSARLFIEARIRERKPEEWIVERWREALNWFFKNAKSRTAAEIQKPMTARTVKGEDGSPDGRRAYGVTVREYQERVAPEPLIEEMIRLMRVRHLSYRTEEAYIGWVRRMEAFVAGKKTMEEFGEEDLKAFLSHLAVEEGVSAGTQRQALNAGVFFLRESRQMELGDFSDYVAANPNRYYPVVYSQGEIRRLLDRMEGVWKLMARLQYGCGLRISELCRLRVKDIDLERKKLTIRAGKGDKDRMVPLPRSTIEDLQAYLQDVRTVHDLDSEEGRPGVYLPNALDRKMPKAGESWAWFWAFPMKSLSRDPRNSDGPRRRHHILPKAYQRELSVAAQKADIPKRSNSHALRHSFATHHLENGTNIRTVQQFLGHQTVETTMIYLHVMEDQAEQCVSPLDRV
- a CDS encoding pyruvate formate lyase family protein, producing MSSVEKVRGRYPQWVAERLPSDAWTEDSGVAFPLYRMAGSCLNFPRLLQLGLDGLEAELADTPFKFVADHLRDTIDSYIGSVSEEMVKTLLAIRNKPPRHFREAIQLFWLYALHSGTWNYGRLDVALGSFLKADLDKGVLNREEALELVCGLWRLMHSYDNMYDNRLIVGGRGRPDEAAADEFALLAIEATRKVRLNQPQLSLRFYDGQNSELWERAIDAIGEGCTFPMLYNDEVNIPAVQKAFGVSADLAEQYTPYGCGEYVLNHYSEGSPNGVINLLKALEITLHSGRDPNNGRQVVEDVPSAADYQDFDALWQSYCRVVEYHVAVLAHQQKLEYDVMAEEAPLAFISALTSDCVQQKKSAFGGGARFLGGCLETYGYTNAADSLHVLQELVFNQKRYTLPQLVEAMDANYEGFSEIQAACRQVSKYGNDEGMADSMARKVHEHICNEASKQAVKVGLSSYLVVVINNWANTVLGWKTCASADGRKSGQPMANANNPSPGSDLNGVTAFLNSLVKLDPSLHAGAVQNMKFSKEWFGEMRPKFEALIKTYFLHGGAQAMITVVSRDDMEAAMREPEKWGHLMVRVGGFSIRFVDLPRPGQLEVLARTLN
- a CDS encoding helix-turn-helix domain-containing protein; the encoded protein is MDDLDKYIQQRKDRDPSFAEAYESGYQEFLIGVLLKEARQSAGVTQEELATAIHTKKSVISRLENRASDARVSTLRKVAQALGKELVIELRDQVSKPKRRRVAREKMAPA